Part of the uncultured Cohaesibacter sp. genome is shown below.
ATCGACGTGCCAGATTTCAGAAACAAGAGGGAACCATGTCCCAATATCTTTATGCCGAAGGCACCATCAAGGACATTCAGGCCGCCGCAGACCATCTGCAGAAGGTCTTCGAGGAAGATGGCTTCGCCATTTCCAACTTCGAGGTTGATGAGGATCGCGGCATCTGGGCCCTCTCCCTCTATCCGTCCGATGAGCAGATGAGCGATGTCTATCGCACCACCCTTGCGGAACTTTCCGCCCTGTCGATGGCGCTACCGCTCCGCACGGAAGAACTGGCCGACGTCGACTGGGTGACGAAAAGCCTTGAAGGTCTGGTACCGGTGGAAGCCGGACGCTTCATCATCCACGGTTCCCATGATCGTGGCCTCGACACAAAGGGCCGGATTCCGGTGCAGATCAACGCCGGGCAGGCATTTGGTACGGGCCACCATGGCACCACCGCCGGATGCTTGAAGGTTCTGAGTGAAGAGCTGCGCCGCTT
Proteins encoded:
- a CDS encoding 50S ribosomal protein L11 methyltransferase, with the protein product MSQYLYAEGTIKDIQAAADHLQKVFEEDGFAISNFEVDEDRGIWALSLYPSDEQMSDVYRTTLAELSALSMALPLRTEELADVDWVTKSLEGLVPVEAGRFIIHGSHDRGLDTKGRIPVQINAGQAFGTGHHGTTAGCLKVLSEELRRFHPLRLLDLGTGSAVLAIALAKLLKQEIVATDIDPISIETANENIRINEVQPFVKTAVAAGFSHQIFAKKGPFDLIVANILAGPLCKMAPDMSKHIARGGRVILSGLLPHQRARVLAAYRLQGLRHVRTIEENGWLVLVLER